One window from the genome of Rhodococcus sp. ABRD24 encodes:
- a CDS encoding FABP family protein — translation MSQDRDAGSETQPAHPDGAESPVARGSGDRAVAGAVERAKETSGRNIPVLPDLPLPEDTANLRLGPDLHPGMLALLPLVGVWRGEGEGHDPATGGYRFGQQIVVSHDGGNYLSWEAKSWVLDAEGEYVRPDQRESGYWRVAGDGTPGSVDEEVVELLLTHASGVVELFYGQALTQSSWELATDVVIRSQSGELIGGAKRLYGIVEGGDLAYVEERVVADGPLEPRFSARLSRYIG, via the coding sequence GTGAGCCAGGACCGGGACGCGGGCTCTGAGACGCAGCCTGCGCACCCTGACGGCGCCGAGTCGCCCGTTGCCCGTGGCAGCGGCGACCGAGCAGTCGCGGGTGCCGTAGAGCGCGCCAAGGAGACGTCGGGGCGAAACATCCCCGTACTTCCTGATCTCCCTCTGCCCGAGGACACCGCGAATCTGCGACTCGGGCCGGATCTCCATCCCGGAATGCTCGCGCTGCTGCCGCTCGTCGGCGTGTGGCGCGGCGAGGGTGAGGGTCACGATCCGGCGACCGGCGGCTACCGCTTCGGGCAGCAGATCGTGGTTTCACACGACGGTGGCAACTACCTGTCCTGGGAAGCGAAGTCCTGGGTTCTCGACGCCGAAGGCGAGTACGTCCGCCCCGATCAACGTGAGAGCGGCTACTGGCGCGTCGCCGGAGACGGCACTCCCGGCAGCGTCGACGAAGAGGTCGTCGAACTACTCCTCACCCACGCCTCCGGCGTCGTCGAGCTGTTCTACGGCCAGGCGCTGACGCAGTCGTCGTGGGAACTGGCGACGGACGTCGTGATCCGCAGCCAATCCGGTGAGCTGATCGGCGGCGCCAAGCGCCTCTACGGCATCGTCGAGGGCGGCGACCTGGCCTATGTCGAGGAACGCGTCGTCGCAGACGGCCCCCTCGAGCCCCGCTTCTCCGCGCGGCTCTCTCGCTACATCGGCTGA
- a CDS encoding cutinase family protein — protein MGRRMRASASSGVIAVLMLIVSAGPSAAEIRSSGSVGADIGSASAGSEGSASTGSWRLPTKSSDNYGDGCPDILVVAVSGATDSSADRDPFDDKRAVPWSNWLANITVPLGEANRDRPGAVGWMYVPYPSTYGLGLLTDVPTYQDSVAAGVASTNRILNEKKTQCAGATEFVLLGYSVGGEVVERVARELGHRGPSALVTADDIAGVALIGDPYRPAGTPSLDGAGPSGGGFMSSEPADYGSLEGKILSVCRPYDIACDAPQQIALLELALGVLGQVRFTLLDPIQTVADLDRVVSEMRARTLAHIAARSGWFTSDESLLDVLRKVADRTYRDDAAEAVTPEQIAAMVAWMNGPGAGVVRAKLRADGPGFVADNSGIVDLILGPYILLGPLQHAFYWNDNPDDPWYWDSEQIVDWITELAGGQPSGAGGAGSTGSGSARSMNTGS, from the coding sequence ATGGGCCGTCGTATGCGCGCGTCCGCGTCGAGCGGTGTGATCGCGGTACTGATGCTGATCGTTTCCGCGGGTCCGTCGGCGGCGGAGATTCGCAGTTCCGGCTCGGTGGGTGCGGACATCGGTAGCGCGAGCGCGGGATCCGAGGGCTCGGCGTCCACCGGCTCCTGGCGGCTCCCGACCAAGAGCTCGGACAACTACGGCGACGGCTGCCCCGACATCTTGGTGGTCGCGGTGTCGGGTGCGACGGATTCGAGTGCCGACCGCGATCCGTTCGACGACAAGCGGGCGGTGCCGTGGTCGAACTGGTTGGCCAACATCACCGTTCCGCTGGGTGAGGCCAATCGGGACCGCCCGGGTGCCGTCGGCTGGATGTATGTCCCGTACCCGTCGACCTACGGCCTGGGCCTGCTCACGGATGTCCCGACCTATCAGGATTCGGTGGCCGCGGGCGTCGCGTCGACCAACCGGATCCTGAATGAGAAGAAGACCCAGTGCGCGGGCGCGACCGAATTCGTGCTGCTCGGGTACAGCGTCGGCGGCGAGGTGGTCGAACGCGTCGCACGCGAGCTGGGCCATCGGGGCCCGTCGGCGCTGGTCACCGCGGACGACATCGCGGGGGTGGCTCTCATCGGTGATCCGTACCGCCCTGCGGGCACGCCGTCACTCGACGGGGCCGGTCCGAGCGGCGGCGGCTTCATGTCGTCGGAGCCGGCCGACTACGGCTCCCTCGAGGGCAAGATCCTCTCGGTGTGCCGTCCCTACGACATCGCATGCGACGCACCACAGCAGATCGCACTGCTCGAGTTGGCGCTCGGTGTCCTCGGTCAGGTGCGGTTCACCCTGCTCGACCCGATCCAGACGGTCGCGGACCTCGATCGGGTGGTGTCGGAGATGCGGGCGCGCACACTCGCGCACATCGCGGCGAGGAGCGGCTGGTTCACCTCCGACGAGTCGCTGCTCGACGTCCTGCGGAAGGTCGCCGACCGCACCTACCGCGACGACGCCGCGGAGGCCGTGACCCCCGAGCAGATTGCGGCGATGGTGGCCTGGATGAACGGGCCTGGCGCCGGAGTGGTGCGTGCGAAGCTCCGTGCCGACGGACCGGGATTCGTCGCGGACAACAGCGGCATCGTCGACCTGATCCTCGGGCCGTACATCCTGCTGGGGCCGCTCCAGCACGCGTTCTATTGGAACGACAATCCCGATGATCCCTGGTACTGGGACAGCGAGCAGATCGTCGACTGGATCACCGAGCTCGCAGGCGGTCAGCCGTCGGGCGCCGGCGGTGCGGGAAGCACGGGCTCGGGCAGTGCCAGGTCGATGAACACCGGTTCGTGA
- a CDS encoding DUF1416 domain-containing protein: MCGAPVQTQTLPAGVDVEKETVIIGRVLATDGQPVGGAFVRLLDGTGEFTAEVVASATGDFRFFAAPGNWKVRALSSSGNGDVTISPDSAGVYAVDVTVSK; encoded by the coding sequence ATGTGCGGAGCACCTGTTCAGACCCAGACCCTGCCCGCGGGCGTCGACGTCGAGAAGGAGACGGTCATCATCGGCCGCGTGTTGGCCACTGACGGCCAGCCCGTCGGCGGCGCGTTCGTGCGCCTGCTCGACGGCACCGGCGAGTTCACCGCCGAGGTCGTCGCCTCCGCGACGGGCGACTTCCGCTTCTTCGCGGCCCCCGGTAATTGGAAGGTGCGTGCACTCTCCAGCTCCGGTAACGGCGACGTGACGATCAGCCCGGACAGCGCCGGCGTCTACGCCGTCGACGTGACGGTCAGTAAGTAG
- a CDS encoding sulfurtransferase, which produces MARSDVLVSADWAEQNLEAPKTVFVEVDEDTSAYDGGHIAGAIRLDWRKDLQDGVRRDFLNQEQFSALLSAKGVANDDTVVLYGGNNNWFAAYAYWYFKLYGHQDIKLIDGGRKKWELDGRPLSKDEVTRPVTEYKAAAPDTSIRAFRDDVIAAIGNKNLVDVRSPDEFSGKILAPAHLPQEQAQQRGHVPGAINIPWSTTANEDGTFKSDDDLAKLYADKGFDESLETIAYCRIGERSSHTWFVLQEILGKQNVKNYDGSWVEYGSLVGAPIELGA; this is translated from the coding sequence ATGGCTCGCTCCGATGTCCTGGTCTCCGCAGACTGGGCAGAGCAGAACCTCGAGGCCCCCAAAACCGTCTTCGTCGAGGTCGACGAGGACACCTCCGCGTACGACGGTGGGCACATCGCGGGTGCGATCCGCCTCGACTGGCGCAAGGACCTACAGGACGGCGTCCGACGCGATTTCCTGAACCAGGAACAGTTCTCCGCGCTCCTGTCGGCCAAGGGCGTCGCCAACGACGACACCGTAGTGCTGTACGGCGGCAACAACAACTGGTTCGCCGCGTACGCCTACTGGTACTTCAAGCTGTACGGCCACCAGGACATCAAGCTGATCGACGGCGGCCGGAAGAAGTGGGAACTGGACGGCCGCCCGCTGTCCAAGGACGAGGTCACCCGCCCGGTCACCGAGTACAAGGCCGCCGCGCCCGACACCTCGATCCGCGCATTCCGTGACGACGTCATCGCCGCTATCGGCAACAAGAACCTGGTCGACGTGCGCAGCCCCGATGAGTTCTCCGGCAAGATCCTTGCGCCGGCACACCTTCCGCAGGAGCAGGCTCAGCAGCGCGGCCACGTCCCCGGCGCCATCAACATCCCGTGGAGCACCACCGCGAACGAGGACGGCACTTTCAAGTCGGATGACGACCTGGCAAAGCTGTACGCGGACAAGGGCTTCGACGAGAGCCTCGAGACCATCGCTTACTGCCGGATCGGTGAGCGATCGAGCCACACCTGGTTTGTGCTGCAGGAGATCCTGGGCAAGCAGAACGTGAAGAACTACGACGGCAGCTGGGTCGAGTACGGCTCGCTGGTCGGCGCACCGATCGAGTTGGGAGCATAA
- a CDS encoding DUF4395 domain-containing protein: MSTPTFQTKQVDVRGPRFAAWITTAVLVAVLILSSISTLAAGLLLAVQAVVFAIGAAFGPRRSPYGQLYAAAVAPRLSPTVDLEPVAPLRFAQLVGLVFAVTGTVGFLLGAGLVGGIATGFALFAALLNAAFGICLGCQIYPLVSRLRGPATSPAA, encoded by the coding sequence ATGTCCACACCCACCTTTCAGACCAAGCAGGTCGACGTCCGCGGTCCACGGTTCGCCGCATGGATCACGACCGCAGTCCTGGTCGCCGTGCTGATTCTCTCGAGCATCTCGACGCTCGCGGCCGGACTACTACTGGCCGTCCAGGCTGTCGTCTTCGCGATCGGCGCGGCGTTCGGCCCGCGCCGCAGCCCGTACGGGCAGCTGTACGCAGCGGCAGTCGCTCCGCGACTGAGCCCCACTGTCGATCTCGAACCCGTTGCGCCACTGCGCTTTGCACAGTTGGTCGGCCTGGTCTTCGCAGTCACCGGAACCGTGGGCTTCCTGCTGGGAGCCGGCCTGGTCGGCGGGATCGCAACCGGCTTCGCCCTGTTCGCCGCACTCCTCAATGCGGCCTTCGGGATCTGCCTCGGCTGCCAGATCTACCCGCTGGTGAGCCGGCTGCGCGGACCCGCTACCTCACCCGCAGCCTGA
- a CDS encoding thioredoxin family protein: protein MTAITILVIALAVTLAVGIVLRSRAGKVRVSAPAPTGTPDDERTALLEAAGVTPGNGPIVLHFSADWCGPCAAVRRVVGQVLTKLDGRESTLPTITEVELDIDEYPSLAKTLGVLSLPTTFILDAALGERFRISGVPSAADLEAALKPILEFGGPKS from the coding sequence GTGACTGCAATCACGATTCTCGTCATCGCACTCGCCGTCACCCTCGCCGTCGGGATCGTCCTGCGAAGCAGAGCCGGCAAGGTGCGTGTGAGCGCCCCCGCTCCGACGGGCACGCCGGATGACGAGCGCACGGCGCTGCTCGAAGCCGCCGGCGTGACACCGGGAAACGGACCCATCGTCCTGCACTTCTCGGCCGATTGGTGCGGCCCGTGCGCCGCCGTGCGCCGCGTGGTCGGCCAGGTGCTCACGAAGCTCGACGGCCGTGAGTCCACCCTGCCGACAATCACCGAGGTTGAACTCGATATCGACGAATACCCCTCTCTTGCAAAGACACTCGGAGTCCTCTCCCTACCCACCACATTCATCCTGGATGCCGCCCTCGGCGAACGGTTCCGGATCTCCGGAGTTCCGTCGGCGGCCGATCTGGAAGCGGCCCTGAAACCGATTCTCGAATTCGGGGGACCCAAATCCTGA
- a CDS encoding LmeA family phospholipid-binding protein: MRKLIIGLVCLIGLAVVIDFGAAAYSEFRVSRALRDGGSLPADPEVTIHGFPFLTQAWKGKYDNIEIRAQQVPNDMIGEVTIEATLNGVTIPTSTLLDGSVSAVPVDHLDGRMMIDATDLGKFLGIPDLQVSAPPASKSDGTGGSGGSGSPTTGGIVLTGTVPVGPIQTSVSVQAALMLRGEQVMIVATDFSVGHEGQADSTVPGPLKQGVLGLFTKTIDRQELPFGVMPTDVYAEGSRIVVEGSSNNVVVNLDELQASM, translated from the coding sequence GTGCGCAAACTCATCATCGGCCTGGTGTGCCTCATCGGACTCGCCGTCGTCATCGATTTCGGAGCGGCGGCCTACTCCGAATTCCGGGTCTCTCGTGCGCTACGCGACGGCGGCTCCCTCCCCGCCGACCCGGAGGTCACCATCCACGGCTTTCCATTCCTCACACAGGCCTGGAAGGGGAAGTACGACAACATCGAGATCCGGGCGCAACAGGTCCCGAACGACATGATCGGCGAGGTGACGATCGAGGCCACCCTCAACGGCGTGACGATCCCCACATCCACACTGCTCGACGGATCGGTGAGCGCGGTGCCGGTGGACCATCTCGACGGCCGCATGATGATCGACGCCACCGACCTGGGAAAGTTCCTCGGCATCCCTGACCTGCAGGTTTCCGCACCCCCAGCCAGCAAGTCCGATGGCACCGGCGGCTCCGGCGGCTCCGGCTCCCCCACCACCGGCGGCATCGTCCTGACCGGCACCGTGCCGGTCGGACCGATTCAGACGTCGGTGAGTGTGCAGGCCGCGCTGATGTTGCGTGGCGAGCAGGTGATGATCGTGGCGACCGACTTCTCCGTCGGCCATGAGGGCCAAGCCGACTCCACCGTGCCCGGGCCCCTCAAGCAGGGGGTCCTCGGCCTGTTCACCAAGACCATCGACCGGCAGGAACTGCCGTTCGGCGTCATGCCCACGGACGTGTACGCCGAGGGTTCCCGCATCGTGGTCGAGGGGTCCAGCAACAACGTCGTTGTCAACCTCGACGAGCTGCAGGCGTCGATGTGA
- a CDS encoding response regulator transcription factor translates to MELLLLTSDPNPETVLPSLALLSHTVRPAPTEVSSLLEAGSADVALVDARTDLAAARGLCRLLGSTGSAVPVVAVLTEGGLVAVNSDWGLDDILLPATGPAELDARLRLLVGRNGGAASPESAGKITLGELVIDEGTYTARLRGRPLDLTYKEFELLKYLAQHAGRVFTRAQLLQEVWGYDFFGGTRTVDVHVRRLRAKLGTEYESLIGTVRNVGYKAVRPARPSNRSGGGAQGVSEPDDADEPDLTPTNGSAY, encoded by the coding sequence GTGGAGCTCCTGCTTCTGACCTCCGACCCAAATCCGGAGACAGTCCTGCCTTCGCTGGCGCTGTTGTCACATACTGTCCGACCTGCGCCGACGGAAGTGTCCTCCCTGCTCGAGGCGGGGTCCGCGGATGTGGCGCTCGTCGACGCCCGTACCGACCTGGCCGCCGCGCGGGGTCTCTGTCGCTTGCTCGGCAGCACCGGTTCCGCAGTGCCCGTGGTCGCGGTTCTGACCGAGGGCGGACTGGTGGCCGTCAACTCCGACTGGGGTCTCGACGACATCCTGCTGCCTGCCACGGGTCCGGCCGAACTCGACGCACGTCTGCGTCTGTTGGTCGGGCGCAACGGAGGTGCGGCCAGCCCGGAATCGGCAGGCAAGATCACGCTCGGTGAACTGGTGATCGACGAGGGGACATACACCGCGAGATTGCGGGGTCGTCCCCTCGATCTGACTTACAAGGAGTTCGAGCTTCTCAAGTACCTGGCGCAGCACGCGGGGCGGGTGTTCACCCGAGCGCAGCTGCTGCAGGAGGTGTGGGGATACGACTTCTTCGGCGGTACCCGCACCGTCGACGTCCACGTTCGACGACTGCGCGCGAAGCTCGGCACGGAGTACGAGTCGCTCATCGGCACCGTGCGTAACGTCGGCTACAAGGCCGTGCGCCCGGCGCGGCCGTCGAACCGGTCCGGCGGTGGTGCACAGGGCGTCAGCGAACCCGACGACGCCGACGAACCCGATCTGACCCCAACGAATGGATCGGCTTACTAG
- the mshD gene encoding mycothiol synthase: protein MDTQQLDWIDTPPSAVTEEVRAVIERAAAQDGTAPISEQAVHALSAGGAARHLVYVSDGRTVGYAQLEPGHGEHPAMAEVVVDPSARGAGIGGRLVTEVLQVGGPGTRVWAHGNLPSAVSVAQRLGLTGVRELLQLRRPLATPELPDVVVPAGVTLRTYRGPEDDAELLRVNSAAFAWHPEQGAWTQREVDERRAEAWFDPAGLFLAYPAEGDTDRLLGFHWTKVHAPQGGAPALGEVYVVGIDPDAQGRGLGRVLTLAGLHYLRDRGLETVLLYVEGDNTAALHTYERLAFERFHIDVAYAQPSR from the coding sequence ATGGACACCCAGCAGCTCGACTGGATCGATACACCCCCGAGTGCAGTCACGGAGGAGGTGCGCGCGGTGATCGAGCGGGCAGCCGCGCAGGACGGCACCGCGCCGATCTCCGAACAGGCGGTGCATGCCCTCTCTGCGGGCGGCGCGGCGCGGCACCTGGTGTATGTGTCCGACGGCCGGACCGTCGGCTATGCCCAGCTCGAGCCCGGCCACGGTGAGCACCCGGCGATGGCGGAGGTCGTGGTCGACCCGTCGGCTCGTGGTGCGGGTATCGGTGGCCGGCTCGTGACCGAGGTCTTGCAGGTCGGCGGACCCGGCACACGGGTGTGGGCGCATGGGAATCTGCCGTCGGCGGTCTCGGTGGCGCAGCGGCTGGGGCTCACCGGAGTACGTGAGCTGCTGCAGTTACGCCGTCCGCTCGCCACCCCCGAACTCCCGGACGTCGTCGTGCCCGCCGGTGTGACGCTGCGCACCTACCGGGGGCCGGAGGACGACGCGGAACTACTGAGGGTCAACTCCGCCGCGTTCGCATGGCACCCCGAGCAGGGGGCGTGGACGCAGCGTGAGGTCGACGAGCGTCGTGCCGAAGCGTGGTTCGATCCCGCGGGCCTGTTCCTCGCCTACCCGGCCGAGGGCGACACCGATCGCCTACTCGGTTTCCACTGGACCAAGGTGCACGCGCCGCAGGGCGGCGCTCCTGCGCTCGGCGAGGTGTATGTGGTCGGCATCGATCCGGATGCACAGGGGCGCGGGCTCGGACGCGTGCTGACTCTGGCTGGTTTGCACTACCTGCGCGACCGCGGGCTGGAGACGGTACTGCTGTACGTCGAGGGCGACAACACGGCGGCGCTGCACACGTACGAGCGACTCGCCTTCGAGCGTTTCCACATCGACGTCGCATACGCCCAGCCGTCCCGATAA
- the pstS gene encoding phosphate ABC transporter substrate-binding protein PstS, which translates to MNLKRNGALLGVVAVGAMTLAACGSDNNAASSSVDTSASTAACDGKEKLSGAGSSAQKNAMDEFTSTYIAACQQKGKSVNVAYNPSGSGDGRTQFIAGQIDFAGSDSAIKGDQAAQAKARCQGNDAWNLPLVFGPVAIAYNLDGVDNLVLSGETIAKIFNGGITKWTDPAIAALNSGVKLPDEKINPVVRSDSSGTSDNFQQYLEASSNGAWTAGAGSDFKGGVGEGAKGSAGVAQAVKSAPGSITYVEKSFADQQKLPSAQIDTGAGPVELSQETASKAIANATFKGSGTGDLTLDLKSIYGTKEAGAYPLVLATYQIVCSKGYDAPTAAAMKSFLTSAANEGQQTLATQGYVPLPESFRAKINESISAIA; encoded by the coding sequence GTGAACCTCAAGCGAAACGGTGCACTGCTCGGAGTGGTGGCCGTCGGCGCCATGACCCTGGCGGCGTGCGGCAGCGACAACAACGCTGCATCGTCCTCGGTCGATACATCGGCATCGACCGCCGCGTGCGACGGCAAGGAGAAGCTGTCGGGCGCTGGATCGTCTGCGCAGAAGAATGCGATGGACGAGTTCACCTCGACCTACATCGCGGCCTGCCAGCAGAAGGGCAAGTCCGTCAACGTCGCCTACAACCCCAGCGGATCCGGTGATGGCCGCACGCAGTTCATTGCCGGTCAGATCGACTTCGCGGGCTCGGATTCGGCGATCAAGGGTGATCAGGCCGCGCAGGCCAAGGCCCGCTGCCAGGGCAACGACGCGTGGAACCTGCCGCTGGTGTTCGGCCCGGTCGCGATCGCCTACAACCTCGACGGTGTCGACAATCTGGTGCTGAGCGGCGAGACCATCGCCAAGATCTTCAACGGCGGCATCACCAAGTGGACCGATCCGGCGATCGCAGCGCTCAACTCCGGCGTCAAGCTCCCCGACGAGAAGATCAACCCCGTTGTCCGTTCGGATTCCTCCGGCACCAGCGACAACTTCCAGCAGTACCTCGAGGCCTCCTCGAACGGCGCGTGGACCGCTGGCGCGGGTTCGGACTTCAAGGGCGGCGTCGGCGAGGGTGCGAAGGGCTCGGCCGGTGTCGCACAGGCCGTCAAGTCCGCACCCGGCTCGATCACCTACGTCGAGAAGTCGTTCGCCGATCAGCAGAAGCTGCCGTCCGCTCAGATCGACACCGGCGCCGGCCCGGTGGAGCTGTCGCAGGAGACGGCCTCCAAGGCCATTGCCAACGCGACGTTCAAGGGTTCGGGCACCGGCGACCTCACGCTGGACCTGAAGTCGATCTACGGCACCAAGGAAGCCGGCGCCTACCCGCTGGTGCTCGCGACCTACCAGATCGTCTGCTCCAAGGGCTACGACGCCCCGACCGCCGCAGCCATGAAGTCCTTCCTCACCAGCGCTGCCAACGAGGGCCAGCAGACTCTGGCGACGCAGGGCTATGTGCCGCTGCCGGAGTCGTTCCGAGCCAAGATCAACGAGTCGATCTCCGCGATCGCCTGA
- the pstC gene encoding phosphate ABC transporter permease subunit PstC: MTDASIRSTPRASGPAEGGAGVGGPNGNPEAPITSPQGTKRKTVTRPGDRIFSSLASGSAVFITLLVAAVGVFLIWRAVPALQRNEVNFLTSRVWDTDSINSMAFGVLDLLQVTVMVSVFALVLAMPVALGIAIFLTEYAPNKLARPLAYVIDLLAAVPSIVYGLWGLLIFAPAIAPVAVWLNENLGWIPIFADGSGSIRGGGTIFTAGIVLAVMILPVITAVTREVFAQTPKTHIEAALALGATRWEVVRTTVIPFGKSGYISGSMLGLGRALGETMALYMILRTTSQAFSGSLFDSGSTIASKIALGYAEFNNNIQAGAYIAAGLVLFVLTFVVNAAARAAIAGKRD, encoded by the coding sequence ATGACTGACGCGAGCATACGGTCAACACCTCGCGCCTCCGGCCCCGCGGAAGGCGGGGCCGGGGTGGGCGGTCCGAACGGCAACCCGGAGGCCCCGATCACTTCCCCACAGGGCACAAAACGTAAGACGGTCACCCGCCCGGGAGACCGGATCTTCAGCTCGCTGGCCTCCGGGTCCGCGGTCTTCATCACGCTGCTGGTCGCGGCTGTCGGAGTCTTCCTGATCTGGCGGGCGGTTCCGGCTCTGCAGCGTAACGAGGTCAACTTCCTCACCAGCCGGGTCTGGGATACCGACAGCATCAACTCGATGGCGTTCGGTGTCCTGGATCTGCTGCAGGTGACAGTGATGGTCTCGGTCTTTGCGCTCGTGCTGGCGATGCCGGTCGCGCTCGGGATCGCGATTTTCCTCACCGAGTACGCGCCGAACAAGCTGGCACGGCCGCTGGCGTATGTGATCGACCTGCTCGCGGCCGTCCCGTCGATCGTGTACGGCCTGTGGGGTCTGCTGATCTTCGCGCCGGCGATCGCGCCCGTCGCGGTGTGGCTCAACGAGAACCTCGGGTGGATCCCGATCTTCGCAGACGGATCCGGTTCGATCCGTGGCGGCGGCACGATCTTCACCGCCGGAATCGTCCTGGCAGTGATGATTCTGCCGGTGATCACCGCGGTGACCCGCGAGGTGTTCGCGCAGACACCGAAGACGCACATCGAGGCCGCGCTCGCGCTCGGCGCGACTCGCTGGGAAGTGGTGCGTACCACGGTCATCCCGTTCGGCAAGTCCGGCTACATCAGCGGCTCGATGCTCGGCCTCGGCCGCGCGCTCGGCGAGACGATGGCGCTGTACATGATCCTGCGCACGACGTCGCAGGCGTTCAGCGGATCGCTGTTCGACAGCGGTTCGACGATCGCGTCGAAGATCGCGCTCGGATACGCCGAATTCAACAACAACATTCAGGCAGGTGCCTACATCGCGGCCGGCCTGGTTCTGTTCGTGCTCACCTTCGTGGTCAACGCGGCGGCTCGCGCCGCGATCGCCGGAAAGCGGGACTGA